Proteins encoded within one genomic window of Triticum aestivum cultivar Chinese Spring chromosome 2D, IWGSC CS RefSeq v2.1, whole genome shotgun sequence:
- the LOC123051321 gene encoding lipoamide acyltransferase component of branched-chain alpha-keto acid dehydrogenase complex, mitochondrial, translated as MAWRRLAARSRRCPVPPAPRPPAPRPPPPAGPAAATPPLRRLLLPLSPRRFAAAAASSPARLFHAAAVRWGSRSLASDASAAREPSAELVEVPLAQTGEGIAECELLRWFVSEGDQVDEFQQLCEVQSDKATIEITSRFKGTVHQIQFAPGDIVKVGETLLKMIVNDSQVVPHDSLASSPDIPLGVDTSTSPSSQGNAPRGSLSTPAVRHLVKQYGLNIDDIQGTGRDGRVLKEDVLNYAASKGLLQEPPSAMEENVGKVELPEGGKPLLDPQFYEDKRIPLRGYQRSMVKSMSLAAKVPHFHYLEEINCDALVKLKASFQKENKDHDVKHTFLPFLIKSLSVALSKYPLLNSSFIEEANEVTLKGSHNIGVAMATAQGLVVPSIKKVQSLSILEITKELSRLHEMALQNRLSTNDITGGTITLSNIGAIGGKFGSPVLNLPEVAIIALGRIQKLPRFDDEENVYPSSTINVTVGADHRVVDGATVARFCNEWKSLVEKPELLLLHMR; from the exons ATGGCCTGGAGGCGGCTCGCCGCCCGCTCCCGCCGCTGTCCCGTCCCGCCCGCCCCGCGGCCCCCGGCGCCGCGCCCGCCCCCGCCGGCGGGACCCGCCGCGGCCACGCCGCcgctgcgccgcctcctcctccccctctcgccgcgccgcttcgccgccgccgcagcctcctCGCCCGCGCGGCTGTTCCACGCCGCTGCGGTGCGCTGGGGGAGCAGGTCGCTCGCCAGTGATGCCTCCGCGGCGAGGGAGCCCTCCGCCGAGCTGGTGGAGGTGCCCCTGGCGCAGACGGGGGAGGGGATCGCCGAGTGCGAGCTGCTGCGCTGGTTCGTCAGCGAG GGCGACCAAGTAGATGAATTCCAGCAGCTCTGTGAGGTACAGAGCGACAAAGCAACCATTGAAATTACAAGTCGTTTCAAGGGAACGGTACATCAGATTCAGTTTGCCCCTGGTGACATAGTAAAG GTCGGTGAAACTTTACTTAAGATGATTGTCAACGACAGTCAAGTTGTACCTCATGATAGCCTAGCTTCATCCCCTGACATTCCACTTGGAGTGGATACTTCTACAAGTCCTTCAAGTCAAGGCAATGCTCCTCGTGGGTCTCTCTCCACACCAGCCGTCAGGCATCTAGTGAAGCAGTATGGGCTCAACATAGATGATATTCAGGGTACAGGAAGAGATGGTAGAGTTTTGAAAGAAGATGTGCTGAATTACGCTGCCAGCAAGGGTCTTCTCCAGGAGCCGCCATCAGCTATGGAAGAGAATGTTGGTAAAGTTGAGTTACCGGAGGGAGGAAAACCACTACTTGATCCACAGTTTTACGAAGATAAGAGAATTCCTCTCAG GGGTTACCAGAGATCAATGGTGAAATCAATGAGCCTGGCTGCAAAAGTACCACATTTTCATTATCTGGAGGAAATAAACTGTGATGCTCTTGTAAAACTTAAGGCATCATTTCAGAAGGAGAATAAAGATCATGATGTGAAGCACACCTTCCTTCCATTCCTCATAAAATCTCTTTCTGTGGCACTGAGTAAATATCCTTTGTTGAACAGCTCTTTCATTGAAGAAGCAAATGAAGTTACTCTCAAAG GATCCCACAACATAGGGGTAGCTATGGCTACAGCACAGGGATTAGTGGTACCAAGCATCAAGAAAGTCCAGTCACTTTCTATATTGGAG ATCACGAAGGAATTGTCAAGATTACATGAGATGGCACTGCAAAACAGACTAAGCACCAACGATATCACTGGTGGAACCATAACACTGAGCAACATAGGCGCCATCGGTGGCAAGTTTGGCTCTCCTGTTCTCAACCTGCCCGAAGTAGCGATCATTGCGCTCGGCCGCATTCAGAAGCTCCCTCGCTTTGATGATGAAGAAAACGTTTACCCGTCCTCGACAATCAAT GTGACCGTTGGAGCCGATCACAGAGTCGTCGACGGTGCCACGGTTGCAAGGTTTTGCAACGAGTGGAAAAGCCTGGTGGAAAAGCCAGAGCTGCTCTTGCTGCACATGCGATGA